One segment of Streptomyces sp. XD-27 DNA contains the following:
- a CDS encoding NAD(P)-dependent oxidoreductase has product MTKIALFGATGTIGQRVRDEALSRGHEVTAVVRDPAKLTADHPKLTVISGDVLDPASVAAVAEGQDVVVSAVGGGDGPGHQRLIPAAARSLVAGLRTLGDRAPRLIAVGGAGSLETAPGVRVWDAPGLPDWLLQIMHAHGEALDYLRTVGDVRWTSLSPAATIEPGERTGTYRTGDDELVTDADGNSYITAEDYAVALVDEVESPRHVGRRFTVAR; this is encoded by the coding sequence ATGACCAAGATCGCCCTGTTCGGCGCCACCGGCACCATCGGCCAGCGTGTACGGGACGAGGCCCTGTCCCGCGGCCACGAGGTGACCGCCGTCGTCCGCGACCCCGCCAAGCTGACCGCCGACCACCCGAAGCTCACCGTCATCAGCGGTGACGTCCTGGACCCGGCGTCCGTCGCCGCGGTGGCCGAGGGGCAGGACGTCGTGGTCAGCGCCGTCGGCGGCGGTGACGGGCCGGGCCACCAGCGGCTCATCCCGGCTGCCGCCCGGTCCCTGGTGGCGGGGCTGCGCACGCTCGGCGACCGCGCGCCGCGGCTGATCGCGGTCGGCGGCGCGGGGAGCCTGGAGACCGCGCCCGGGGTGCGGGTGTGGGACGCCCCGGGCCTGCCGGACTGGCTGCTGCAGATCATGCACGCCCACGGCGAGGCGCTGGACTACCTGCGCACGGTCGGGGACGTCCGCTGGACCAGCCTCAGCCCGGCGGCCACCATCGAGCCGGGCGAGCGCACGGGGACGTACCGCACGGGAGACGACGAGCTGGTCACCGACGCGGACGGCAACAGCTACATCACCGCCGAGGACTACGCCGTCGCGCTCGTCGACGAGGTCGAGAGCCCGCGGCACGTCGGCCGCAGGTTCACCGTCGCCCGCTGA
- the def gene encoding peptide deformylase, with protein sequence MTVRFGDTSQDRRVRVQGEPVDSYPRFAPEVERGAVRRITVVGEEILHQRCQEVTEFGSPALSQLIDDMFATNQVAEGAGLAANQIDVDLQLFVWDITDEWGVRHVGHIANPVLNEIAADERVLIEEPEGCLSVPGPYRVVPRLDRAVVRGFDKDGKPLVIEGRGYFARCLQHETDHLHGHLYLDRLAQRERKSALREMAESKDKMFARRATTAKKLGK encoded by the coding sequence ATGACTGTTCGGTTCGGTGACACTTCGCAGGACCGCCGAGTACGAGTGCAGGGCGAACCCGTCGATTCCTACCCGCGGTTCGCTCCGGAGGTCGAACGGGGTGCGGTGCGCCGCATCACCGTCGTCGGAGAGGAGATTCTGCATCAACGGTGCCAGGAGGTGACCGAGTTCGGCAGTCCGGCGCTTTCTCAGCTGATCGACGACATGTTCGCCACGAACCAGGTGGCAGAAGGCGCGGGGCTCGCCGCCAACCAGATCGACGTGGATCTGCAGTTGTTCGTGTGGGACATCACGGATGAGTGGGGGGTGCGCCACGTCGGGCACATCGCCAACCCGGTCCTGAACGAGATCGCGGCCGACGAGCGCGTGCTGATCGAAGAACCCGAAGGATGCCTGTCCGTTCCCGGCCCCTACCGTGTGGTGCCCCGCCTCGACCGCGCCGTCGTACGAGGCTTCGACAAGGACGGCAAGCCCCTGGTGATCGAGGGCAGGGGCTACTTCGCCCGGTGCCTCCAGCACGAGACCGACCATCTTCACGGTCACCTCTATCTGGACCGGCTCGCCCAGCGGGAACGGAAATCAGCGCTCCGCGAGATGGCTGAGTCCAAGGACAAGATGTTCGCCCGGCGAGCCACCACGGCCAAGAAACTGGGCAAGTGA
- a CDS encoding AraC family transcriptional regulator: MEKVKPDAGHDHQHDKGGHDDTAGHTGHQDLLNGDERADRDRPTPSCVQQTHARPTGVPGRTPRKTPVISSAPLKRTERLGEGAPLLEWVTSHLDTRLTLVHVAERAGLSSRTLARRFAEQLGTTPGAYRRTFSET, from the coding sequence CTGGAAAAGGTAAAGCCCGATGCCGGCCACGACCACCAGCACGACAAGGGCGGGCACGACGATACGGCGGGACACACGGGACACCAAGACCTCCTGAACGGGGACGAGCGGGCCGACCGCGACCGGCCGACCCCATCATGCGTCCAGCAAACACACGCCCGCCCCACCGGGGTACCAGGGAGGACGCCCCGTAAGACACCGGTAATCAGCTCAGCCCCGCTCAAACGGACAGAACGGCTGGGGGAGGGAGCGCCACTGCTGGAGTGGGTCACCTCCCACCTCGACACCCGACTGACCCTCGTCCACGTAGCCGAACGCGCCGGACTGTCCAGCCGAACCCTCGCCCGGCGGTTCGCCGAACAGCTCGGCACCACACCCGGCGCTTACCGACGGACCTTCAGCGAAACCTGA
- a CDS encoding response regulator transcription factor, translating to MDVHPAPARGPARRVLVVEDEPTVAEVVTGYLTRAGYEVEHAADGLTALELAAALRPQLVVLDLMLPGLDGLEVCRRLRAGDGPPLPVVMLTARGEEADRILGLELGADDYVTKPFSPRELVLRVASVLRRAEAPPPAASVAVRAGDLVVDPAARRAERGGRELALTGREFDLLVFLLRHPGRVFSREELLRHVWGWEFGDTSTVTVHVRRLREKVEDDPAAPKLISTVWSAGYRFDPPDTRAGDGSPRP from the coding sequence TTGGACGTCCACCCCGCCCCCGCTCGCGGTCCCGCCCGCCGAGTCCTCGTCGTCGAGGACGAGCCGACGGTCGCCGAGGTCGTCACCGGCTACCTCACCCGCGCCGGCTACGAGGTCGAGCACGCCGCCGACGGCCTTACCGCCCTGGAACTGGCCGCGGCCCTGCGGCCGCAGCTGGTCGTCCTGGACCTGATGCTGCCCGGCCTGGACGGCCTGGAGGTATGCCGCAGGCTGCGGGCGGGCGACGGGCCGCCGCTACCGGTGGTGATGCTGACCGCGCGTGGTGAGGAGGCGGACCGCATCCTGGGCCTGGAACTGGGCGCGGACGACTACGTGACCAAGCCGTTCAGCCCGCGCGAACTGGTGCTGCGGGTGGCCTCCGTGCTGCGCCGCGCCGAGGCCCCACCGCCCGCCGCCTCTGTGGCCGTGCGGGCGGGTGACCTGGTCGTCGACCCGGCCGCCCGGCGAGCCGAGCGCGGTGGTCGGGAGCTGGCCCTGACCGGGCGCGAGTTCGATCTTCTGGTCTTCCTGCTGCGCCACCCGGGCCGGGTGTTCTCCCGCGAAGAGCTGCTGCGGCACGTGTGGGGGTGGGAGTTCGGCGATACCTCGACCGTCACCGTGCACGTACGGCGGCTGCGCGAGAAGGTCGAGGACGACCCGGCCGCACCCAAGCTCATCAGCACCGTGTGGAGCGCCGGATACCGCTTCGACCCGCCCGACACCCGGGCAGGGGACGGGAGCCCCCGGCCGTGA
- a CDS encoding ester cyclase: protein MDEQGMFELAQALAVAKRRQDVPASLRLFHPDVVLETPAFGTTARGLAENERALRRFFASFPDYDVDLHGHASDGDTLVCWGTARLTMTGNRFGVRPNGKRAEIPVFLQFTFKDDVIAGERFFFDLATLCAQSGVSTDAVRRTLFPASAGGDAA from the coding sequence ATGGATGAGCAAGGCATGTTCGAACTCGCGCAGGCCCTCGCTGTGGCCAAGAGACGGCAGGACGTTCCCGCGTCACTGCGGCTCTTCCATCCCGACGTCGTGCTCGAGACGCCGGCCTTCGGCACGACGGCTCGGGGCCTGGCCGAGAACGAGAGGGCGCTGCGGCGGTTCTTCGCCTCCTTTCCCGACTACGACGTCGACCTGCACGGGCACGCGAGCGACGGCGACACCCTCGTGTGCTGGGGTACGGCACGGCTGACCATGACGGGCAACCGGTTCGGCGTGCGCCCCAACGGCAAGCGCGCCGAGATACCGGTCTTCCTTCAGTTCACTTTCAAAGACGACGTCATCGCAGGCGAACGGTTCTTCTTCGACCTGGCGACGCTGTGCGCTCAGTCGGGCGTCTCGACGGACGCCGTCCGACGCACACTGTTCCCCGCGTCCGCGGGAGGCGACGCCGCATGA
- a CDS encoding molybdopterin-dependent oxidoreductase has product MVPAAAGPPPGPARPGFWRSPLRGPWLTSVLGGVLLIGLPVVFVTGLLSYAAYNPDLSPLNDKTPDKGVLGFYLFSWPTSPYWLYRVTQGVHVTLGLVLIPVVLAKLWSVIPRLFAWPPARSVAHLLDRLSLFLLVGSVLFEIATGVLDIQLDYIFPGSFYTLHLYGAWVFFAAFVVHVAVRFPRMRRALRSRRLRDELRTPTAVTRPEPPDATGLVSPRPAAPTISRRGALGMVGLGSLVLLVTSVGQSVGGPLRRVAFLAPHGQDPGPGPNGFQINKTAASRGIRARDIGPDWRLTVHGAGRKAILSRAELLALPQYSAALPIACVEGWSTSDQHWSGVRLADLAGLVGADDRPPQVLVESLQRSGAFRAVVLRDNQVRDTRSLLALRVNGADLSPDHGYPARIIVPNNPGVYNTKWVSHLTFGGPV; this is encoded by the coding sequence CTGGTGCCCGCGGCGGCCGGCCCGCCGCCCGGGCCGGCGCGTCCGGGGTTCTGGCGCAGTCCGCTCCGTGGGCCCTGGCTGACCTCCGTCCTCGGCGGGGTTCTGCTCATCGGCCTCCCGGTGGTGTTCGTCACCGGGCTGCTGTCCTACGCCGCCTACAACCCGGACCTGTCCCCGCTGAACGACAAGACGCCCGACAAGGGCGTGCTGGGCTTCTACCTGTTCTCCTGGCCGACCAGCCCCTACTGGCTCTACCGCGTCACCCAGGGCGTGCACGTCACGCTCGGCCTGGTGCTGATCCCGGTCGTGCTGGCCAAGTTGTGGTCCGTCATTCCCAGGCTGTTCGCATGGCCTCCGGCGCGGTCCGTCGCGCATCTGCTGGACCGGCTGTCGCTGTTCCTGCTCGTCGGCAGTGTCCTCTTCGAGATCGCCACCGGCGTACTCGACATCCAGCTCGACTACATCTTCCCGGGCTCCTTCTACACCCTGCACTTGTACGGAGCCTGGGTGTTCTTCGCGGCCTTCGTCGTCCATGTGGCCGTCCGCTTCCCCCGGATGCGCCGCGCCCTGCGCAGTCGCCGGCTGCGTGACGAGCTGCGCACCCCGACGGCCGTCACCCGTCCCGAACCGCCGGACGCCACCGGCCTGGTCAGTCCCCGTCCGGCCGCGCCCACCATCTCCCGCCGCGGCGCGTTGGGCATGGTGGGCCTGGGATCCCTCGTCTTGCTGGTGACCTCGGTCGGGCAGAGCGTCGGCGGCCCGCTGCGGCGAGTGGCGTTCCTCGCTCCGCACGGCCAGGATCCCGGACCGGGCCCCAATGGCTTCCAGATCAACAAGACGGCGGCCTCTCGCGGCATCCGCGCCCGTGACATCGGCCCCGACTGGCGTCTGACGGTCCACGGCGCGGGGCGGAAGGCGATCCTCAGCCGGGCCGAGCTGCTCGCGCTGCCGCAGTACAGCGCCGCACTGCCGATCGCCTGTGTGGAGGGATGGTCCACGTCCGACCAGCACTGGAGCGGCGTGCGGCTGGCGGATCTCGCCGGCCTGGTCGGAGCCGACGACCGGCCGCCTCAGGTGCTCGTCGAGTCGCTGCAGCGCAGCGGCGCGTTCCGGGCGGTGGTGCTGCGGGACAACCAGGTCCGCGACACGAGGTCCCTGCTCGCGCTGCGGGTGAACGGCGCGGATCTCTCCCCCGACCACGGGTATCCGGCGCGGATCATCGTTCCGAACAACCCGGGCGTGTACAACACCAAGTGGGTCTCCCACCTGACCTTCGGAGGGCCGGTGTGA
- a CDS encoding helix-turn-helix domain-containing protein, whose amino-acid sequence MSDENRQAASTDRPLRRARQPLPNHPVRVALLDLLAEVGTVTSTQAAARLGHSSGLCSFHLRQLARHGLIEEVPRKGGRARPWRLRWEPSQRSDQEAPEQFDELARGLEDESYQHWLGHRDQAPAEWQHDESFSAVVHLTPAEMAELAASIRRLLADYRERDQRPAARPAGTMAVAAITRLFPLLNENPAQPPS is encoded by the coding sequence GTGAGCGATGAAAACCGTCAAGCAGCATCCACGGACCGGCCGTTGCGCCGCGCCCGGCAGCCACTCCCCAACCATCCCGTGCGCGTCGCCTTGCTGGACCTGCTCGCCGAGGTCGGCACCGTCACGTCCACGCAGGCCGCCGCCCGCCTCGGCCACAGCTCCGGCCTCTGCTCCTTTCACCTGCGCCAACTCGCCCGGCACGGCCTCATCGAAGAAGTGCCGCGCAAAGGCGGGCGGGCACGGCCATGGCGGCTCCGTTGGGAGCCCTCCCAGCGCTCCGATCAGGAGGCACCGGAACAGTTCGACGAGCTCGCACGCGGACTGGAGGACGAGAGCTACCAGCACTGGCTGGGCCATCGGGACCAGGCGCCGGCCGAGTGGCAGCACGATGAGTCCTTCAGCGCCGTGGTCCACCTCACTCCAGCGGAGATGGCCGAACTCGCCGCCTCCATCCGCCGCCTACTGGCCGACTACCGCGAACGAGACCAGCGACCCGCCGCACGCCCCGCGGGGACCATGGCCGTAGCCGCGATCACCAGGCTGTTCCCCCTGCTGAACGAGAACCCGGCACAACCGCCGTCATAG
- a CDS encoding DM13 domain-containing protein — translation MSRVSRRIVVPALVVLVVVAGIGLYLFQPWKAFIDTTVNEALPTASAPAVQDGPGMKDNAGTGSGEPSMKDAGRMDLARGGFVTHEHGTSGTARTIRLSDGGQVLRLEDLKTSDGPDVRVYLSPRGADAVKAGLGDGAVELGKLKGNLGNQNYTVPAGTDLSGFRSAVIWCKRFSVSFGAADLDPVAG, via the coding sequence GTGTCCCGTGTGTCCCGCCGTATCGTCGTGCCCGCCCTTGTCGTGCTGGTGGTCGTGGCCGGCATCGGGCTTTACCTTTTCCAGCCCTGGAAGGCGTTCATCGACACCACGGTGAACGAGGCCCTGCCCACGGCCTCCGCCCCCGCGGTGCAGGACGGACCAGGGATGAAGGACAACGCCGGGACGGGGAGCGGGGAGCCGTCGATGAAGGACGCGGGGCGGATGGACCTCGCCAGGGGCGGCTTCGTCACCCACGAGCACGGCACCAGCGGCACCGCCCGTACGATCCGGCTCTCGGACGGCGGCCAGGTGCTGCGGCTGGAGGACCTCAAGACCTCGGACGGGCCGGATGTACGGGTCTACCTCTCGCCCCGGGGCGCCGACGCGGTGAAGGCGGGACTCGGGGACGGAGCGGTCGAGCTGGGGAAGCTCAAGGGCAACCTGGGCAACCAGAACTACACCGTCCCGGCCGGCACGGATCTGTCCGGGTTCCGCAGCGCCGTCATCTGGTGCAAGCGGTTCTCGGTCTCCTTCGGAGCCGCCGACCTCGACCCGGTGGCGGGCTGA
- a CDS encoding DUF2064 domain-containing protein, with protein MTTVLVIAKEPVPGRVKTRLTPPFSPLQAARLAEAALADTLAAVAAVPAGRRVLVLDGSPGGWLPPGFEVVPQCAGGLDERLAAAFALCDGPALLIGMDTPQVTGELLAPALAPDAWRAHDAWFGPAADGGFWALGLADPDPALLRGVPMSVPETGAVQRGRLAEAGLRVGELPLLRDVDTADDARLVAAEAPSGRFAALHADLTGAVAL; from the coding sequence GTGACCACGGTGCTGGTGATCGCCAAGGAGCCGGTGCCGGGCCGGGTGAAGACGCGGCTCACTCCGCCGTTCAGCCCACTTCAGGCCGCGCGGCTGGCCGAGGCCGCGCTCGCCGACACCCTGGCGGCGGTCGCCGCGGTCCCGGCGGGCCGGCGCGTCCTCGTCCTGGACGGTTCCCCCGGGGGCTGGCTGCCGCCGGGCTTCGAGGTGGTACCGCAGTGCGCGGGCGGCCTCGACGAACGGCTCGCCGCCGCGTTCGCGCTGTGCGACGGCCCCGCCCTGCTCATCGGGATGGACACCCCGCAGGTCACGGGCGAGCTTTTGGCCCCTGCCCTGGCACCGGACGCCTGGCGGGCACACGACGCCTGGTTCGGCCCGGCCGCCGACGGCGGCTTCTGGGCGCTCGGGCTGGCGGACCCCGATCCCGCCCTGCTGCGGGGGGTACCGATGTCGGTACCCGAGACCGGTGCGGTGCAGCGCGGACGGCTGGCCGAAGCCGGTCTGCGCGTCGGCGAGCTCCCGCTCCTGCGGGACGTCGATACGGCGGACGACGCCCGGCTGGTGGCAGCCGAGGCGCCCAGCGGCCGGTTCGCCGCGCTGCACGCGGACCTGACCGGGGCAGTCGCCCTGTGA
- a CDS encoding DUF3237 domain-containing protein, producing the protein MTADPRVKDVGDIRTTHLFDMVVDLQTRLPIGSGPFGRRILFGAAGGTFHGPRLHGDVLPGGGDWALFGPDGTMSLDVRLTLRTHDGALLYMTYGGRWVTPPALRDTMADPIQRYRTDPSEYYFRTNPLFETGADSYAWLNDTVCIGSGYLVEGGIAYKVSHVL; encoded by the coding sequence ATGACAGCAGACCCGCGCGTGAAGGACGTCGGCGACATCCGAACGACGCACCTCTTCGACATGGTCGTCGACCTGCAAACCCGCCTGCCCATCGGCAGCGGCCCGTTCGGCCGGCGCATCCTCTTTGGTGCCGCAGGTGGCACCTTCCACGGCCCGAGACTGCACGGCGACGTCCTCCCCGGAGGCGGAGACTGGGCGCTGTTCGGCCCCGACGGAACGATGAGCCTCGACGTACGCCTGACACTGCGCACCCACGACGGCGCCCTCCTGTACATGACCTACGGCGGCCGCTGGGTCACCCCGCCCGCGCTGCGTGACACCATGGCCGACCCGATCCAGCGGTACCGGACCGACCCCAGTGAGTACTACTTCCGGACCAACCCGCTCTTCGAGACCGGTGCCGATTCCTACGCGTGGCTCAATGACACGGTCTGTATCGGGTCGGGATACCTCGTGGAAGGCGGCATCGCGTACAAGGTGTCGCACGTGTTGTGA
- a CDS encoding sensor histidine kinase KdpD, with product MIDMLIIVVLAAVGALLAGLVAAPAVTLLRRRSVVVSMFAVAALAVVAMAAGTVAVALEMFLSGHDFRVVLIVVAVSGAISLGAALLFGRRIAAGSRELAAAALTVGSEAGFVAPADPPTAELAALAAALEETGARLKAAQARERSLDASRRELIAWISHDLRTPLAGLRAMAEALEDGVASDPGRYHARMRTEVERLSGMVDDLFELSRIQAGSLELVLARVSVYDLVDDALATARPLADERGVRLVDGGITPLPVRVDGQGITRVLGNLLVNAIRATPAEGTVAVSAHRADDLVVLAVEDCCGGIPEQDLPHVFDTGWRGSQARTPPPGRAATTSLTPHAGAADSVTTAAHAAAAGQQRHGDTGAGLGLAIVRGIVEAHGGHASVHNARAGCRFEITLPTADDRRSSEQVG from the coding sequence GTGATCGACATGCTGATCATCGTCGTCCTGGCAGCCGTCGGTGCCCTGCTCGCCGGGCTGGTCGCCGCCCCGGCCGTCACCTTGCTGCGCCGCCGCTCGGTCGTGGTGTCGATGTTCGCGGTGGCCGCGCTCGCCGTCGTCGCGATGGCTGCGGGCACGGTCGCGGTGGCGCTGGAGATGTTCCTGTCGGGACACGACTTCCGCGTGGTGCTGATCGTGGTCGCCGTCTCCGGCGCGATCTCCCTCGGCGCCGCGCTGCTGTTCGGACGCCGGATCGCCGCGGGCAGCCGGGAACTGGCAGCGGCAGCACTCACCGTCGGCAGCGAGGCCGGCTTCGTGGCCCCCGCGGACCCGCCCACCGCCGAACTCGCCGCGCTCGCCGCCGCCCTGGAGGAGACCGGTGCCCGGCTGAAGGCGGCACAGGCGCGCGAGCGGTCGCTGGACGCCTCGCGGCGGGAGCTGATCGCCTGGATCTCGCACGATCTGCGCACTCCGCTCGCCGGGCTGCGTGCGATGGCCGAGGCGCTGGAGGACGGTGTCGCCTCGGATCCCGGCCGCTATCACGCCCGCATGCGCACCGAGGTCGAGCGGCTGTCCGGCATGGTCGACGATCTCTTCGAGCTGTCCCGTATCCAGGCCGGGTCCCTGGAGCTGGTCCTGGCCCGGGTATCGGTCTACGACCTGGTGGACGACGCCCTCGCCACGGCCCGGCCGCTCGCGGACGAGCGAGGGGTGCGGCTGGTGGACGGCGGCATCACGCCCCTCCCGGTCCGCGTCGACGGCCAGGGCATCACGCGCGTGCTCGGTAATCTCCTGGTCAACGCCATCCGGGCGACGCCTGCCGAGGGAACCGTCGCGGTGAGCGCGCACCGCGCGGACGACCTGGTGGTGCTCGCGGTCGAGGACTGCTGCGGCGGCATCCCGGAGCAGGACCTCCCGCACGTGTTCGACACAGGCTGGCGGGGCAGCCAGGCCCGCACCCCGCCGCCCGGCCGCGCAGCCACGACTTCCCTGACGCCCCATGCGGGCGCGGCGGACAGTGTGACGACCGCGGCCCATGCCGCCGCCGCGGGGCAGCAGCGGCACGGCGACACCGGCGCGGGACTCGGGCTCGCGATTGTCCGCGGCATCGTTGAGGCCCACGGCGGGCAC
- a CDS encoding glycosyltransferase family 2 protein has protein sequence MTVDVVLPCLNEAEALPWVLERVPAGWRAIVVDNGSTDGSPGIARELGATVVRESRRGFGAACHAGLTAAEADIVCFCDCDASLDPGLLAPFARSVADGQTDLMLGRRRPKGSGAWPLHARAGNLALSWMLRRRTGLDLHDLGPMRAARREDLLGLRLTDRRSGYPLQMVVRAADAGWRVREVDVPYLPRAGKSKVTGTWRGTWQTVHDMRRVLAEAGDGR, from the coding sequence GTGACCGTTGATGTCGTACTCCCCTGTCTGAACGAGGCCGAGGCACTTCCCTGGGTCCTGGAACGCGTCCCCGCCGGATGGCGGGCGATCGTCGTGGACAACGGCTCCACGGACGGCTCCCCCGGCATCGCCCGGGAGCTGGGTGCCACCGTGGTGCGCGAGTCCCGGCGCGGCTTCGGCGCCGCCTGCCATGCCGGCCTGACGGCTGCCGAGGCGGACATCGTCTGCTTCTGCGACTGTGATGCCTCCCTGGATCCCGGCCTCCTGGCTCCGTTCGCCCGCTCGGTGGCCGACGGCCAGACCGATCTGATGCTGGGCCGACGGCGGCCGAAGGGCAGCGGCGCCTGGCCGTTGCACGCGCGGGCGGGGAATCTGGCGCTGTCGTGGATGCTGCGCAGGCGCACCGGGCTGGACCTGCACGATCTGGGGCCTATGCGGGCCGCGCGTCGTGAGGACCTGCTCGGTCTCCGGCTGACGGACCGGCGCAGCGGCTATCCGCTGCAGATGGTGGTGCGCGCCGCGGATGCCGGCTGGCGGGTGCGGGAGGTCGACGTGCCGTATCTGCCACGGGCCGGGAAATCCAAGGTCACCGGGACCTGGCGGGGCACCTGGCAGACCGTCCACGACATGCGCCGGGTGCTGGCCGAGGCGGGTGACGGCCGGTGA
- a CDS encoding TetR/AcrR family transcriptional regulator: protein MNEHAESAAGTVADQRLLRGARARHKIARHGVDVASLEGLNGLSIGRLAADLRLSKSGVQTLFKTKENVQLAVAEVARAEFTEAVIRPAQAAPPGAARLRALTQRWISYAEAPLFPGGCFWAASLPDFDSRPGKVRDALLLHRRSWLALLADELRHAVNTGEIAELDPDLTAFQVDAVLIAANTAWQLGESDVGSKVRRVVDSFLAPPH, encoded by the coding sequence ATGAACGAGCACGCAGAATCAGCAGCCGGGACCGTGGCTGATCAGCGCCTCCTCCGGGGGGCCCGGGCCCGGCACAAGATCGCCCGGCACGGTGTCGACGTCGCCTCGCTGGAGGGGCTCAACGGGCTCAGCATCGGCCGCCTGGCAGCTGACCTGAGGCTGAGCAAAAGCGGCGTCCAGACGCTGTTCAAGACCAAGGAGAACGTGCAGCTCGCCGTCGCGGAGGTGGCACGCGCAGAGTTCACCGAAGCGGTCATCCGCCCCGCGCAGGCAGCGCCTCCGGGTGCCGCGCGGCTGCGCGCCCTGACGCAACGCTGGATCTCCTACGCCGAGGCGCCGCTGTTCCCCGGAGGCTGCTTCTGGGCGGCCAGCCTTCCGGACTTCGACAGCAGGCCCGGGAAAGTCCGCGACGCCTTGCTGCTCCACCGCCGCAGCTGGCTTGCTCTGCTCGCCGACGAGCTGCGCCACGCCGTGAACACCGGGGAGATCGCCGAACTGGACCCGGACCTCACGGCGTTCCAGGTCGATGCCGTACTCATCGCCGCCAACACCGCGTGGCAACTGGGTGAATCCGACGTCGGCTCGAAGGTTCGCCGCGTTGTCGACAGCTTCCTCGCACCACCGCACTGA
- a CDS encoding helix-turn-helix domain-containing protein — translation MKKGSYVCATDAAMDVVGGKWKVTILWALYHHAPRFGELRRLIPGISEKVLVQQLRELEAVGLVHREVYDELPLRVEYSLTPSGVALNEALEPLGAWAKEHLPAAGVEIAHV, via the coding sequence ATGAAGAAGGGTTCGTATGTCTGCGCCACGGACGCCGCCATGGACGTCGTCGGCGGCAAATGGAAGGTGACGATCCTGTGGGCGCTCTACCACCACGCCCCGCGCTTCGGTGAGCTGCGCCGTCTCATACCCGGCATCAGCGAGAAGGTGCTGGTCCAGCAGCTGAGGGAGCTGGAGGCGGTCGGGCTGGTGCACCGCGAGGTCTACGACGAGCTGCCGCTGCGCGTGGAGTACTCCCTGACCCCGTCCGGAGTCGCCCTCAACGAGGCCCTGGAGCCGCTCGGCGCCTGGGCGAAGGAGCACCTCCCCGCCGCCGGAGTGGAGATCGCGCACGTCTGA
- a CDS encoding GNAT family N-acetyltransferase, which yields MSWPDMAATTLENEYVRLRPIARDDHASLHAIAMDPEIWRYTVYRIETDADFDAFFEGVLCEHLAGRRVVFHITDKRSGRAAGSRSFCNLAEAEGRLEIGKAWLGRDFQGRGVNRWVDYLLMEHAFERMEVERVEFKTHVLNQQARRALRNIGATEEGILRSYDPMPGGSRRDVVFFSVLRAEWPSVKQQLACGSKASAYLDAPGRTH from the coding sequence ATGAGCTGGCCGGATATGGCGGCGACCACGCTGGAGAACGAGTACGTCCGGCTGCGGCCCATCGCCCGGGACGACCACGCGTCGTTGCACGCCATCGCGATGGACCCGGAGATCTGGCGCTATACCGTCTACCGGATCGAGACCGACGCCGACTTCGACGCGTTCTTCGAGGGCGTACTCTGCGAACACCTGGCGGGGCGGCGCGTCGTCTTCCACATCACGGACAAGCGCAGCGGCCGTGCCGCGGGCAGCAGGAGCTTTTGCAACTTGGCCGAGGCCGAGGGCCGTCTGGAGATCGGCAAGGCGTGGCTTGGCCGCGATTTCCAGGGGCGGGGCGTCAACCGCTGGGTGGACTACCTGCTGATGGAGCACGCCTTCGAGCGCATGGAAGTTGAGCGCGTGGAGTTCAAGACGCATGTGCTGAACCAGCAGGCCCGCCGCGCACTGCGCAACATCGGTGCCACCGAGGAGGGCATCCTGCGCAGCTACGACCCCATGCCCGGCGGCAGCCGCCGCGACGTCGTCTTCTTCAGCGTCCTGCGGGCCGAGTGGCCGTCGGTGAAGCAGCAGCTCGCGTGCGGGTCCAAGGCGAGCGCGTACCTGGACGCGCCGGGCCGGACTCACTGA